In Ruania zhangjianzhongii, the following proteins share a genomic window:
- a CDS encoding ABC transporter ATP-binding protein, translating into MSTEQHDPTAGEKADDSELKADSSAAARAPRGHGPGGGAGMPAEKPSDLAGTLRRMVTELRVEGVRIITAVVFGLLATAGMVVGPKLLGNATNVIFDGVVGAMLDPSMTRAETIEALRAAGRDTLADTLTGMPNVVPGQGVDFDRLASSLAVVFVVYIGAFLFTWLQGRIITTVVQQTVYRLRERVETKLARLPLRYFDRQARGEVLSRVTNDIDNIAQSVQQILSQLITSVLTVIGVLGMMLWISWQLALVAVVTIPISAVVVSQIAKRSQPQFVEQWKRTGTVNAHVEEMYTGHDLVTVFGQQKHAVATFRRENEQLYTASFKAQFITGTIQPVMGWISNIGYVVIAVLGAVRITSGTMSLGDVQAFVQYSRQFSQPITQIASLMNMVQSGAASAERVFDLLDAEEESGDPVTPARLGEVRGRVAFEHVKFSYLPDKPLIEDLSFVAEPGQTVAIVGPTGAGKTTLVNLIMRFYDVIDGRITIDGVDTRDLPRADVRSKIGMVLQDTWLFGGTVTENISYGAHQEVPTERLLQAAEATHVDPFVRTLPDGYDTVLDDEGTNGTAVSAGEKQLLTIARAFLADPPILILDEATSSVDTRTEVLVQEAMNALRVGRTSFVIAHRLSTIRDADIILVMEHGDIVEQGSHDELLAAEGAYAKLYQSQFAAAAAPVD; encoded by the coding sequence ATGAGTACCGAGCAGCACGACCCGACCGCAGGGGAGAAGGCCGACGACTCCGAGCTGAAGGCCGACAGCTCTGCCGCAGCCCGCGCGCCGCGGGGGCATGGCCCCGGCGGTGGTGCAGGTATGCCGGCGGAGAAGCCCTCCGACCTGGCTGGCACGCTGCGCCGGATGGTGACCGAGCTGCGCGTGGAGGGCGTGCGGATCATCACCGCGGTGGTCTTCGGCCTCCTCGCCACGGCCGGCATGGTGGTCGGGCCGAAGCTGCTCGGCAACGCGACGAACGTCATCTTCGACGGTGTGGTCGGGGCGATGCTCGATCCGTCGATGACCCGCGCGGAGACCATCGAAGCGCTGCGCGCCGCCGGCCGGGACACCCTTGCCGACACGCTGACCGGAATGCCGAACGTGGTGCCCGGGCAGGGCGTCGACTTCGACCGGTTGGCGTCCAGTCTGGCCGTGGTGTTCGTCGTCTACATCGGTGCGTTCCTGTTCACCTGGCTGCAGGGCCGGATCATCACCACCGTGGTGCAGCAGACCGTGTACCGGCTGCGTGAGCGGGTGGAGACCAAGCTGGCCCGCCTTCCGCTGCGCTACTTCGACCGACAGGCCCGCGGCGAGGTGCTCTCCCGGGTGACCAACGACATCGACAACATCGCCCAGAGCGTGCAGCAGATCCTCTCCCAGCTGATCACCTCGGTGCTCACCGTGATCGGTGTGCTCGGCATGATGCTGTGGATCTCCTGGCAGCTCGCCCTGGTGGCGGTCGTGACCATCCCGATCTCCGCCGTCGTGGTGTCCCAGATCGCGAAACGTTCCCAACCCCAGTTCGTGGAGCAGTGGAAGCGCACCGGCACGGTGAACGCGCACGTGGAAGAGATGTACACCGGGCATGACCTGGTCACCGTGTTCGGCCAGCAGAAGCACGCGGTGGCGACCTTCCGCCGGGAGAACGAGCAGCTGTACACCGCCTCGTTCAAGGCACAGTTCATCACCGGAACGATCCAGCCGGTGATGGGCTGGATCTCCAACATCGGCTATGTGGTCATCGCCGTGCTCGGCGCGGTGCGGATCACGTCGGGAACGATGTCCTTGGGTGACGTGCAGGCGTTCGTGCAGTACTCCCGCCAGTTCTCCCAGCCGATCACCCAGATCGCCTCGTTGATGAACATGGTGCAGTCCGGAGCCGCCTCGGCCGAGCGGGTGTTCGACCTGCTCGACGCTGAGGAGGAGTCGGGTGACCCGGTCACCCCGGCGCGCCTGGGCGAGGTCAGGGGCCGGGTCGCGTTCGAGCACGTGAAATTCTCCTACCTCCCGGACAAGCCGCTGATCGAGGACCTGTCCTTCGTGGCCGAACCCGGTCAGACGGTGGCGATCGTGGGCCCCACCGGAGCGGGCAAGACCACGTTGGTCAACCTGATCATGCGGTTCTACGACGTGATCGACGGCCGGATCACCATCGATGGCGTCGATACCCGCGATCTGCCCCGTGCGGACGTGCGCAGCAAGATCGGCATGGTGCTGCAAGACACCTGGCTCTTCGGCGGCACGGTCACGGAGAACATCAGCTACGGCGCGCACCAAGAGGTCCCCACCGAGCGCCTGCTGCAGGCCGCGGAGGCCACCCACGTGGACCCGTTCGTGCGCACGCTGCCCGACGGGTACGACACGGTGCTCGACGATGAGGGCACCAACGGCACCGCCGTCAGCGCGGGGGAGAAGCAGCTGCTCACCATCGCGCGGGCATTCCTCGCCGACCCGCCGATCCTCATCCTGGATGAAGCCACCAGCTCGGTGGACACCCGCACCGAGGTACTCGTCCAGGAGGCGATGAACGCGCTCCGGGTGGGGCGGACCAGCTTCGTCATCGCTCACCGGCTGTCCACGATCCGCGATGCCGACATCATCCTGGTGATGGAGCACGGTGACATCGTCGAACAAGGCAGCCACGACGAGCTGCTCGCCGCCGAGGGTGCCTACGCCAAGCTGTACCAGTCGCAGTTCGCTGCTGCTGCTGCCCCGGTCGACTGA